One genomic region from Ovis canadensis isolate MfBH-ARS-UI-01 breed Bighorn chromosome 6, ARS-UI_OviCan_v2, whole genome shotgun sequence encodes:
- the TLR6 gene encoding toll-like receptor 6 isoform X2: protein MIKDKESPIRSCHFVYIVALVFGTIIQFSDESEFVVDMSKTSLVHVPKDLPPNTKVLDLSQNNISELHLSDVSFLSGLKVLRLSYNKIQGLDISIFKFNHDLEYLDLSHNQLQKISCHPITTSLKHLDLSFNDFDALPICKEFGNLTQLNFLGLSATKLEQLDLLPVAHLHLSCILLDLEDYYMKENKKESLQILNTKKLHLVFHPNSFFSVQVKISVNSLGCLQLTNIKVNDDNCQVLLKFLSGLTGRPTLLNFTLNHMETTWKCLVKVFQFLWPKPVEYLNIYNLTIVESIDEEDFTYYKTTLKSLKIEYVTNEVFIFSQTALYTVFSEMNIPMLTISDTPFIHMLCPQEPSTFKFLNFTQNAFTDSVFQNCDTLTILETLILQKNELKDLFKTSLMTKGMLSLETLDVSWNSLEYDRRDGNCTWVGSIVVLNLSSNALTDSVFRCLPPQIKVLDLHNNRIRSIPKDVTGLETLQELNLASNSLAHLPGCGILSSLSILIIDYNSISNPSADFFQSCQKIRSLKAGNNPFQCSCELREFIQSVGQVSSDVVEGWPESYKCDYPESYKGTPLKDFHVSELSCNTALLIVTIVVPGLVLAVAVTVLCIYLDLPWYLRMVCQWTQTRRRARNVPLEERQRTLQFHAFISYSEHDSAWVKNELIPNLEKEDIRICLHERNFVAGKSIVENIINCIEKSYKSIFVLSPNFVQSEWCHYELYFAHHNLFHEGSDNLILILLEPIPQNTIPDRYHKLRALMAQRTYLEWPKEKGKHGLFWANIRAAFNIKVRLVTENDDVKG from the coding sequence ATGATCAAAGACAAAGAATCTCCTATCAGAAGCTGTCATTTTGTTTACATTGTGGCCTTAGTATTTGGAACCATAATCCAgttctctgatgaaagtgaatttGTGGTAGACATGTCAAAAACAAGCCTTGTTCATGTTCCCAAAGACCTGCCACCGAACACCAAAGTCTTAGACTTGTCTCAAAACAACATATCTGAGCTTCACCTGTCTGATGTCAGCTTTCTCTCAGGGCTGAAAGTTCTGAGACTTTCCTATAATAAAATCCAGGGCCTTGATATTAGTATTTTCAAGTTCAACCATGATTTGGAATATTTGGATTTATCTCACAATCAGTTGCAGAAGATATCCTGCCATCCAATCACCACGAGTCTCAAGCATTTAGACCTCTCATTCAATGACTTTGATGCCCTGCCCATCTGTAAGGAATTTGGCAACTTGACCCAGCTGAATTTCTTAGGATTAAGTGCTACAAAGTTAGAACAATTAGATCTACTACCTGTTGCTCACTTGCACCTAAGCTGTATCCTTCTGGATTTGGAAGATTattatatgaaagaaaataagaaagaaagtctTCAAATTCTGAATACAAAGAAACTTCACCTTGTCTTTCACCCAAATAGCTTTTTCTCTGTCCAAGTGAAGATATCAGTGAATAGTTTAGGGTGCTTACAACTGACTAATATTAAAGTGAATGATGACAATTGTCaagttttacttaaatttttatcAGGACTCACTGGAAGACCAACGTTATTAAATTTTACCCTCAACCATATGGAAACAACTTGGAAATGTTTGGTTAAagtttttcagttcctttggcCCAAACCTGTAGAATATCTCAATATTTACAATTTAACAATAGTTGAAAGCATTGATGAAGAAGATTTTACTTATTATAAAACGACATTGAAGTCACTGAAAATAGAATATGTTACGAacgaagtttttattttttcacagacAGCATTATACACAGTGTTTTCTGAGATGAACATTCCGATGTTAACCATATCAGACACACCCTTTATACACATGCTTTGTCCTCAGGAACCAAGCACATTTAAGTTTTTGAACTTTACCCAGAATGCTTTCACGGATAGTGTCTTTCAAAATTGTGACACTTTAACTATATTGGAGAcacttattttacaaaagaatgaattaaaagaCCTTTTCAAAACAAGTCTCATGACTAAGGGTATGCTTTCTTTGGAAACACTGGATGTTAGCTGGAATTCTTTGGAATATGACAGACGTGATGGAAATTGCACTTGGGTTGGGAGTATAGTGGTGTTAAATTTATCTTCAAATGCCCTCACTGACTCTGTTTTCAGATGTTTACCTCCTCAGATCAAGGTTCTTGATCTTCACAATAACAGAATAAGGAGCATCCCTAAAGATGTCACTGGTCTAGAAACCTTGCAAGAACTCAACCTTGCTTCCAATTCTTTAGCCCACCTTCCTGGATGTGGTATCCTTAGCAGCCTTTCCATACTGATCATTGACTATAATTCAATTTCCAATCCATCAGCTGATTTCTTCCAGAGCTGCCAGAAGATTAGGTCCCTCAAAGCAGGGAACAATCCATTCCAATGTTCCTGTGAGCTAAGAGAGTTTATCCAAAGTGTAGGCCAAGTATCAAGTGACGTGGTAGAGGGCTGGCCTGAGTCTTATAAGTGTGACTATCCAGAAAGCTACAAGGGAACCCCTCTGAAGGACTTCCATGTATCTGAGCTATCCTGCAACACAGCTCTGCTGATTGTCACCATTGTGGTCCCTGGGCTGGTGCTGGCTGTTGCTGTGACTGTCCTCTGTATCTACCTGGATCTGCCCTGGTACCTCAGGATGGTGTGTCAGTGGACGCAGACCCGGCGCAGGGCCAGGAATGTACCCTTGGAAGAACGCCAAAGAACTCTCCAGTTCCATGCTTTTATTTCATACAGTGAACATGACTCTGCCTGGGTGAAGAATGAATTAATACCAAAcctagaaaaagaagatataagaatttGTCTCCATGAGAGAAACTTTGTTGCTGGCAAGAGCATCGTGGAAAATATCATCAACTGCATTGAGAAAAGTTACAAGTCCATCTTCGTTTTGTCTCCCAACTTTGTCCAGAGTGAGTGGTGTCATTATGAACTCTACTTTGCCCACCACAATCTCTTCCATGAAGGATCTGATAACTTAATCCTGATCTTGCTGGAACCCATTCCACAGAACACCATTCCTGATAGATATCACAAACTAAGAGCTCTCATGGCACAGAGAACTTATTTGGAATGGCCCAAGGAAAAGGGCAAGCATGGACTCTTTTGGGCTAATATTAGAGCTGCTTTTAATATTAAAGTAAGACTAGTCACTGAAAATGATGAtgtgaaaggttaa
- the TLR6 gene encoding toll-like receptor 6 isoform X1, with amino-acid sequence MSEDVVCDCLCHRKQPGSKLSSQQKIGEVIFSNFKRPELDAHQDVLKISSNPPGDSHFNAMIKDKESPIRSCHFVYIVALVFGTIIQFSDESEFVVDMSKTSLVHVPKDLPPNTKVLDLSQNNISELHLSDVSFLSGLKVLRLSYNKIQGLDISIFKFNHDLEYLDLSHNQLQKISCHPITTSLKHLDLSFNDFDALPICKEFGNLTQLNFLGLSATKLEQLDLLPVAHLHLSCILLDLEDYYMKENKKESLQILNTKKLHLVFHPNSFFSVQVKISVNSLGCLQLTNIKVNDDNCQVLLKFLSGLTGRPTLLNFTLNHMETTWKCLVKVFQFLWPKPVEYLNIYNLTIVESIDEEDFTYYKTTLKSLKIEYVTNEVFIFSQTALYTVFSEMNIPMLTISDTPFIHMLCPQEPSTFKFLNFTQNAFTDSVFQNCDTLTILETLILQKNELKDLFKTSLMTKGMLSLETLDVSWNSLEYDRRDGNCTWVGSIVVLNLSSNALTDSVFRCLPPQIKVLDLHNNRIRSIPKDVTGLETLQELNLASNSLAHLPGCGILSSLSILIIDYNSISNPSADFFQSCQKIRSLKAGNNPFQCSCELREFIQSVGQVSSDVVEGWPESYKCDYPESYKGTPLKDFHVSELSCNTALLIVTIVVPGLVLAVAVTVLCIYLDLPWYLRMVCQWTQTRRRARNVPLEERQRTLQFHAFISYSEHDSAWVKNELIPNLEKEDIRICLHERNFVAGKSIVENIINCIEKSYKSIFVLSPNFVQSEWCHYELYFAHHNLFHEGSDNLILILLEPIPQNTIPDRYHKLRALMAQRTYLEWPKEKGKHGLFWANIRAAFNIKVRLVTENDDVKG; translated from the exons ATGTCCGAGGATGTTGTCTGTGATTGTTTGTGCCACAGAAAACAACCCGGAAGTAAACTGTCCTCCCAACAAAAGATTGGTGAAGTAATTTTTAGTAACTTCAAACGACCAG AATTGGATGCACATCAGGATGTTCTGAAGATCAGCAGCAACCCTCCGGGAGATAGTCACTTCAACGCCATGATCAAAGACAAAGAATCTCCTATCAGAAGCTGTCATTTTGTTTACATTGTGGCCTTAGTATTTGGAACCATAATCCAgttctctgatgaaagtgaatttGTGGTAGACATGTCAAAAACAAGCCTTGTTCATGTTCCCAAAGACCTGCCACCGAACACCAAAGTCTTAGACTTGTCTCAAAACAACATATCTGAGCTTCACCTGTCTGATGTCAGCTTTCTCTCAGGGCTGAAAGTTCTGAGACTTTCCTATAATAAAATCCAGGGCCTTGATATTAGTATTTTCAAGTTCAACCATGATTTGGAATATTTGGATTTATCTCACAATCAGTTGCAGAAGATATCCTGCCATCCAATCACCACGAGTCTCAAGCATTTAGACCTCTCATTCAATGACTTTGATGCCCTGCCCATCTGTAAGGAATTTGGCAACTTGACCCAGCTGAATTTCTTAGGATTAAGTGCTACAAAGTTAGAACAATTAGATCTACTACCTGTTGCTCACTTGCACCTAAGCTGTATCCTTCTGGATTTGGAAGATTattatatgaaagaaaataagaaagaaagtctTCAAATTCTGAATACAAAGAAACTTCACCTTGTCTTTCACCCAAATAGCTTTTTCTCTGTCCAAGTGAAGATATCAGTGAATAGTTTAGGGTGCTTACAACTGACTAATATTAAAGTGAATGATGACAATTGTCaagttttacttaaatttttatcAGGACTCACTGGAAGACCAACGTTATTAAATTTTACCCTCAACCATATGGAAACAACTTGGAAATGTTTGGTTAAagtttttcagttcctttggcCCAAACCTGTAGAATATCTCAATATTTACAATTTAACAATAGTTGAAAGCATTGATGAAGAAGATTTTACTTATTATAAAACGACATTGAAGTCACTGAAAATAGAATATGTTACGAacgaagtttttattttttcacagacAGCATTATACACAGTGTTTTCTGAGATGAACATTCCGATGTTAACCATATCAGACACACCCTTTATACACATGCTTTGTCCTCAGGAACCAAGCACATTTAAGTTTTTGAACTTTACCCAGAATGCTTTCACGGATAGTGTCTTTCAAAATTGTGACACTTTAACTATATTGGAGAcacttattttacaaaagaatgaattaaaagaCCTTTTCAAAACAAGTCTCATGACTAAGGGTATGCTTTCTTTGGAAACACTGGATGTTAGCTGGAATTCTTTGGAATATGACAGACGTGATGGAAATTGCACTTGGGTTGGGAGTATAGTGGTGTTAAATTTATCTTCAAATGCCCTCACTGACTCTGTTTTCAGATGTTTACCTCCTCAGATCAAGGTTCTTGATCTTCACAATAACAGAATAAGGAGCATCCCTAAAGATGTCACTGGTCTAGAAACCTTGCAAGAACTCAACCTTGCTTCCAATTCTTTAGCCCACCTTCCTGGATGTGGTATCCTTAGCAGCCTTTCCATACTGATCATTGACTATAATTCAATTTCCAATCCATCAGCTGATTTCTTCCAGAGCTGCCAGAAGATTAGGTCCCTCAAAGCAGGGAACAATCCATTCCAATGTTCCTGTGAGCTAAGAGAGTTTATCCAAAGTGTAGGCCAAGTATCAAGTGACGTGGTAGAGGGCTGGCCTGAGTCTTATAAGTGTGACTATCCAGAAAGCTACAAGGGAACCCCTCTGAAGGACTTCCATGTATCTGAGCTATCCTGCAACACAGCTCTGCTGATTGTCACCATTGTGGTCCCTGGGCTGGTGCTGGCTGTTGCTGTGACTGTCCTCTGTATCTACCTGGATCTGCCCTGGTACCTCAGGATGGTGTGTCAGTGGACGCAGACCCGGCGCAGGGCCAGGAATGTACCCTTGGAAGAACGCCAAAGAACTCTCCAGTTCCATGCTTTTATTTCATACAGTGAACATGACTCTGCCTGGGTGAAGAATGAATTAATACCAAAcctagaaaaagaagatataagaatttGTCTCCATGAGAGAAACTTTGTTGCTGGCAAGAGCATCGTGGAAAATATCATCAACTGCATTGAGAAAAGTTACAAGTCCATCTTCGTTTTGTCTCCCAACTTTGTCCAGAGTGAGTGGTGTCATTATGAACTCTACTTTGCCCACCACAATCTCTTCCATGAAGGATCTGATAACTTAATCCTGATCTTGCTGGAACCCATTCCACAGAACACCATTCCTGATAGATATCACAAACTAAGAGCTCTCATGGCACAGAGAACTTATTTGGAATGGCCCAAGGAAAAGGGCAAGCATGGACTCTTTTGGGCTAATATTAGAGCTGCTTTTAATATTAAAGTAAGACTAGTCACTGAAAATGATGAtgtgaaaggttaa